The Congregibacter litoralis KT71 genome contains a region encoding:
- a CDS encoding putative bifunctional diguanylate cyclase/phosphodiesterase, giving the protein MVAANLQVDSRLQVYEICDDVSLGLDLQGDGPGEYGEAFLKALHPEDKALFERLIVGDTGSSLDTDTHLRVRDASGRYRIFLANLHPGDARWGEDNKRLELIDPRQTEKPRYELPDAMIRTIMTSTDDYIFFKDTHHMLLAGSERMATLCQSIDRWEEFAGKADYDVFPEHLADMYYALEVEVYAAKGMAKAIQPYTHRDGRRGWVDNRKYPILDQEGRLLGLYGVARDVSTEIDAQRRQALVTSVFANAAESIVILNGNHEIVDANKTFESFTGLSREEVLGKSLKAAKHARDDSGEFEALWDTLLREGSCSGEVTTFDARGHKRSELCRITAVIDDQGEAHHFVCLYSDITPLKEHERELETIAHFDPLTGLVNRSLFEDRLYQAVATSERQGTFLALAYIDLDGFKLVNDSFGHAVGDRYLIAIADNMNEALRDTDTLARIGGDEFIALISDLDDPEGFAPVVERLLQATSKPVMLEGQEIPVSASIGIARFPLDGLEPGSLVRCADQAMYEAKRQGKNRFYVFDRGLVGNEGASGDVRRALADEEFELFYQPKVNMLTGELLGVEALARWRHPHRGLLQPPEFLPLIDRENLQIEFGEWVLSEAVEQIRQWRGQEIATQVSVNIAGVHLLQSNFLESLGSAIARYPDLLAKTLEIEILETSALNDVARVAKIIEYAHAFGVSFALDDFGTGFSSLTHLRRLPVSTVKIDTSFVRDMLESSEDTAIVSAMVGLCRGLGRQVIAEGVSTPAHAQALVNMACNFGQGYAIAAPMPAKALAGWIENWQHRGLWRDMVAPPLPTSGESGTA; this is encoded by the coding sequence GTGGTAGCGGCCAATCTTCAAGTAGACAGTCGGCTTCAGGTTTACGAGATTTGCGATGATGTAAGTCTGGGTCTCGATTTGCAGGGCGACGGGCCAGGCGAGTACGGTGAAGCCTTCCTCAAGGCCCTGCACCCCGAAGACAAAGCCCTTTTTGAGAGACTCATCGTCGGCGATACCGGGTCTTCGCTGGATACTGATACTCACCTTCGTGTGCGCGATGCCAGCGGCCGCTATCGTATATTTCTCGCTAACTTGCACCCAGGTGATGCCCGGTGGGGCGAGGACAATAAACGCCTGGAACTCATAGACCCACGACAAACCGAGAAACCGCGCTACGAACTCCCCGACGCCATGATCCGCACGATCATGACCTCCACGGACGACTACATCTTTTTTAAAGACACGCATCATATGCTCCTCGCAGGGAGTGAGCGCATGGCAACGCTCTGCCAGAGCATCGATCGCTGGGAGGAGTTCGCCGGTAAGGCGGACTACGATGTTTTTCCTGAGCATCTGGCGGATATGTATTACGCGCTGGAGGTCGAGGTCTACGCTGCCAAGGGCATGGCCAAGGCGATCCAGCCCTACACGCATCGCGATGGCAGACGGGGCTGGGTCGATAATCGAAAGTACCCGATTCTGGATCAGGAAGGCAGGCTTCTCGGTTTGTATGGCGTCGCCAGGGACGTCAGCACCGAGATAGACGCCCAGCGCCGTCAGGCTCTGGTGACCAGTGTTTTTGCCAATGCGGCGGAAAGCATTGTGATTCTCAACGGCAACCACGAGATCGTGGATGCTAACAAAACCTTCGAAAGCTTCACCGGCCTTTCCAGAGAAGAGGTGTTAGGGAAGTCCTTAAAAGCCGCAAAGCACGCAAGGGACGATAGCGGCGAATTCGAGGCCTTGTGGGACACCCTGCTCCGCGAGGGATCCTGTTCCGGCGAAGTCACCACCTTTGACGCCAGAGGCCATAAAAGGTCGGAGCTGTGTCGTATTACGGCAGTGATCGACGATCAGGGCGAAGCCCATCACTTTGTATGCCTTTACTCTGACATCACTCCCTTAAAGGAGCACGAGCGCGAGCTGGAGACCATCGCTCATTTCGATCCCCTGACGGGCCTCGTCAATCGCTCGCTGTTTGAAGACAGGCTCTATCAGGCCGTGGCAACGAGTGAGCGTCAGGGGACCTTCCTTGCGCTGGCTTACATCGATCTCGATGGCTTTAAACTCGTGAACGATTCCTTCGGTCATGCGGTGGGTGACCGCTATCTCATTGCAATCGCCGACAACATGAATGAGGCGCTGCGTGACACGGACACCCTGGCTCGCATTGGCGGTGATGAGTTCATCGCTCTGATTAGCGACCTCGATGACCCCGAAGGGTTCGCTCCGGTGGTGGAGCGCCTTCTCCAAGCCACCAGCAAACCGGTGATGCTTGAGGGGCAAGAGATCCCGGTCTCAGCCAGCATTGGCATTGCTCGCTTTCCCCTTGACGGTCTGGAGCCCGGCTCCCTGGTGCGCTGCGCGGATCAGGCAATGTATGAGGCGAAGCGTCAGGGGAAGAACCGCTTCTATGTGTTTGATCGGGGGCTGGTGGGGAACGAAGGGGCAAGCGGAGACGTTCGACGGGCACTGGCGGATGAGGAGTTTGAGCTTTTCTACCAGCCCAAGGTCAACATGCTAACGGGCGAGTTACTCGGGGTGGAAGCGCTGGCGCGATGGAGACATCCCCATCGGGGACTGCTTCAGCCCCCGGAGTTCCTGCCCCTGATCGATCGAGAAAACCTGCAGATTGAATTTGGAGAATGGGTGCTTAGCGAAGCTGTTGAGCAAATACGTCAATGGCGCGGTCAGGAAATCGCCACCCAGGTCAGCGTGAATATCGCGGGTGTTCACCTGCTCCAGAGTAATTTTCTCGAGTCTCTCGGCTCGGCCATCGCCCGGTATCCGGACCTCCTGGCAAAAACACTGGAAATCGAAATTCTGGAAACCAGCGCCCTCAATGATGTTGCCCGCGTCGCCAAAATTATCGAATACGCCCACGCCTTCGGTGTTTCTTTTGCGCTAGACGACTTTGGCACGGGCTTCTCTTCCCTCACCCATCTACGCCGGCTTCCCGTGAGCACAGTGAAAATTGATACCAGCTTTGTGAGAGACATGCTCGAAAGCTCTGAAGACACCGCCATAGTGTCGGCCATGGTGGGGCTGTGCCGGGGCCTTGGTCGTCAGGTCATCGCTGAAGGTGTCAGCACTCCCGCTCACGCCCAGGCCCTGGTCAATATGGCGTGCAACTTCGGCCAGGGCTATGCAATCGCAGCACCCATGCCGGCGAAGGCACTCGCCGGGTGGATAGAAAACTGGCAGCACAGGGGGCTGTGGCGGGATATGGTCGCTCCACCGCTGCCTACCAGCGGTGAATCTGGCACTGCATAA
- a CDS encoding SIMPL domain-containing protein: MNNTIIAIVIAAGLVMGGALIGDGLERFRMADRSIVIKGLAEQSVDSDYVTWPLTVRRAGDSFQAVQKSLAADRDKLVEFLQGLGFTRTEMEIRPLVVTDAYSREYASSNSPTRYSGSALVIVKSERVEAVASAALATDPLIAAGVQLDLGGGPQYALRAFNDAKGPLLKAATENARAQAEKFARESGASLGSLKSANQGIIQISGTGGNPYDSASSREKRLRVVSTFVYYLD, translated from the coding sequence ATGAACAACACCATCATCGCCATCGTGATCGCCGCAGGACTGGTCATGGGAGGCGCATTGATTGGCGATGGCCTGGAACGCTTTCGCATGGCGGATCGCAGCATTGTCATCAAAGGTTTGGCGGAGCAGAGCGTCGACAGCGATTACGTCACCTGGCCGCTCACGGTACGGCGCGCCGGGGACAGTTTTCAGGCGGTGCAGAAATCCCTGGCGGCGGACCGCGACAAGCTTGTGGAGTTTCTCCAGGGACTGGGCTTTACCCGCACAGAAATGGAAATTCGTCCTTTGGTGGTCACGGACGCCTACTCACGGGAATATGCGTCGTCGAACAGTCCCACCCGCTACAGTGGTTCCGCTCTTGTCATTGTCAAAAGTGAGCGGGTAGAGGCCGTCGCCTCCGCCGCCCTGGCGACGGACCCCCTCATTGCTGCCGGGGTGCAGTTGGATCTCGGCGGAGGCCCGCAGTATGCCCTGCGCGCCTTTAACGATGCCAAAGGACCACTGCTGAAGGCGGCCACGGAAAACGCCCGCGCCCAGGCGGAAAAATTTGCCCGGGAATCCGGCGCCAGCCTGGGGAGTCTCAAAAGCGCCAATCAGGGTATTATTCAGATCAGCGGCACCGGCGGAAACCCCTACGACAGCGCCTCCAGCCGCGAAAAACGCCTTCGGGTGGTGAGTACTTTCGTTTATTACCTTGATTGA
- the cysK gene encoding cysteine synthase A, with protein sequence MDIRKTRGRGHLYDNVLDTVGDTPCIRLNRIAPKHVDVYVKVEAFNPGGSVKDRLATNIIEAAEREGRLKPGQTVVEATSGNTGIGLAMVCAAKGYPLVITMAESFSVERRKLMRFLGAQVVLTPKEEKGLGMYNKARELAEANGWFFARQFETSANADIHEHTTGQEILADFEGKKLDYWVTGYGTGGTVTGVARALRAARPEVNIILTEPANAAIVASGIAQERDDQGSPAASHPAFEPHPIQGWTPDFIPLVLQESLDKGFYDKLLPVSGADGMAWSRRLAAEEGIFTGVSGGSTVAIAMEVAESAPEGSVFLVMLPDTGERYLSTPLFEGIAETMTDEEIALSQSTPGYQIK encoded by the coding sequence ATGGACATCCGAAAGACCCGGGGCCGCGGCCACCTCTATGACAATGTGCTCGATACCGTGGGCGACACGCCCTGTATTCGCCTCAATCGTATCGCACCGAAGCATGTGGATGTGTACGTCAAAGTCGAAGCTTTTAACCCCGGCGGCTCGGTGAAAGACCGTCTGGCCACCAATATCATTGAGGCAGCCGAGCGCGAGGGCCGCCTGAAACCCGGCCAGACCGTTGTCGAGGCCACCTCAGGAAACACGGGCATCGGCTTGGCCATGGTCTGTGCCGCCAAAGGCTATCCCCTGGTGATCACCATGGCGGAGAGCTTTTCCGTGGAGCGTCGCAAGCTCATGCGCTTTCTGGGCGCTCAGGTGGTGCTGACACCCAAGGAAGAAAAGGGTCTGGGCATGTACAACAAGGCCCGGGAGCTTGCCGAGGCCAACGGCTGGTTTTTCGCCCGACAGTTCGAAACGTCTGCGAATGCGGACATCCATGAGCACACCACGGGACAGGAAATTCTTGCGGATTTTGAGGGAAAGAAGCTGGATTACTGGGTCACAGGCTACGGGACCGGAGGTACGGTCACCGGGGTTGCGCGAGCGCTCCGCGCAGCACGTCCCGAGGTCAACATCATACTCACAGAACCCGCCAACGCTGCCATCGTGGCATCCGGCATCGCCCAGGAACGAGATGACCAGGGCTCACCGGCCGCCAGTCACCCCGCCTTTGAACCCCACCCTATTCAGGGCTGGACCCCGGACTTCATTCCCCTGGTGCTCCAGGAGAGCCTTGACAAGGGGTTTTACGACAAACTGCTGCCCGTCTCCGGCGCCGACGGTATGGCCTGGTCTCGACGACTGGCCGCGGAAGAAGGTATTTTTACGGGTGTCTCCGGTGGGTCTACCGTCGCCATCGCGATGGAGGTAGCTGAGAGTGCACCGGAGGGCTCGGTCTTTCTGGTGATGCTTCCGGATACGGGGGAGCGTTACCTCTCTACACCGCTTTTTGAGGGCATCGCCGAGACCATGACCGACGAAGAAATCGCTCTTTCCCAATCAACACCGGGTTACCAGATTAAGTAA
- a CDS encoding diguanylate cyclase domain-containing protein produces the protein MRHGGELWLLLWTIDELAALNEGPDKDSLLRAVTERVRGCIRQSDTLARVDELRFAILIDDANEFIAAAVADRIRRNIRRVSLGSAEDPSPGFSVGLTAFRGDESFDTWTQRSESALSASVAAGRNQSLVKS, from the coding sequence TTGCGGCACGGCGGCGAACTCTGGCTACTGCTGTGGACCATCGATGAGCTTGCCGCGCTGAATGAGGGGCCTGATAAAGACAGCTTGCTCCGCGCCGTGACCGAGCGGGTGCGCGGCTGCATCCGCCAGTCCGATACCCTGGCGCGGGTCGATGAACTGCGTTTTGCGATTCTGATCGACGACGCCAATGAGTTTATCGCCGCAGCCGTGGCCGACCGGATCCGACGAAACATCCGCCGGGTTTCCCTGGGCAGTGCCGAGGATCCGTCGCCAGGCTTTAGCGTCGGGCTCACAGCCTTTCGGGGTGATGAGAGCTTTGACACATGGACGCAGCGGAGTGAAAGCGCCTTGAGCGCATCCGTGGCTGCGGGACGCAATCAATCCCTGGTCAAAAGCTAA
- a CDS encoding DUF3604 domain-containing protein yields MTATKALSSLARRHKILTAVVMGSAMFAGAAEHDASAEYKQAYFGELHLHTSYSLDAYIGGTRLTPSMAYRFAKGEAMSVNGQPHSIGRPLDFAAVTDHAEYLGEMQATQVAATPGYDNEKLDELRNLSSYEEQEAWFLREVVANSRGGRPKHTAFYPGELAEKSAWQLMIDTANAHYEPGSFTTLIAYEWSSAPQGGNMHRNVIFRDDKVPALPFSSIDSPDEEDLWAWMGEQEALGSTLLAIPHNSNASKGFMFEPVDNSGDPIDAEYARLRSHFEPLIEMMQIKGNSEVHRKFWPADEFADFENGDSIQTHSERRFEKSGFVRAAVIEGLGYEQSLGINPYKLGFVGGTDSHNGTPSDVAEDSYVGSHGAADGSVERRQVEDIPGWILARESSPGSITGVYATANTREDIYDALRARETFVTSGPRIKPRFYGGASLPVDPRDAGELVARGYADGQPMGSTLSALSKAPVFYVHAMKDPEGANLDRIQIVKGWVDAEGVTRERIYDVAVSDDRPINDDGRCTVTVGNTVDLATATYANTIGASELMARWSDPDFDPAQPALYYTRTLEIPTPRWTSYDAVRFGKALLDDVPSTIQERAWSSPIWYVP; encoded by the coding sequence ATGACAGCTACCAAAGCCTTGAGTTCGCTTGCGCGGCGCCACAAAATTCTGACTGCGGTGGTGATGGGATCCGCAATGTTCGCAGGCGCCGCTGAGCATGACGCTTCGGCGGAGTACAAACAGGCTTACTTTGGCGAACTGCACCTGCATACCTCTTACTCCCTGGATGCCTACATCGGCGGGACGCGCCTTACGCCCTCCATGGCCTATCGCTTTGCCAAGGGAGAAGCGATGAGCGTGAATGGCCAGCCGCATAGCATTGGGCGGCCTCTGGACTTTGCCGCCGTCACCGATCACGCGGAGTACCTCGGAGAAATGCAGGCGACGCAGGTAGCGGCGACACCCGGCTATGACAACGAAAAGCTCGACGAGCTGAGAAATCTCAGCTCCTATGAGGAGCAGGAAGCGTGGTTCCTTCGCGAGGTGGTGGCCAACTCCCGAGGCGGTCGGCCAAAGCACACCGCGTTCTATCCCGGTGAGCTCGCGGAGAAAAGCGCCTGGCAGCTGATGATCGATACCGCCAATGCGCACTATGAGCCCGGGTCCTTTACCACGCTGATTGCTTACGAGTGGTCCTCTGCGCCCCAGGGCGGCAACATGCATCGCAACGTCATCTTCCGGGATGACAAGGTCCCGGCTCTGCCTTTCTCCTCTATTGACTCACCGGACGAGGAAGACCTGTGGGCCTGGATGGGAGAGCAGGAGGCCCTGGGTTCGACTCTCCTGGCAATTCCCCATAACTCTAACGCCAGCAAGGGCTTTATGTTTGAGCCCGTGGATAACTCGGGTGACCCCATCGATGCCGAATATGCCCGTCTGCGCAGCCACTTCGAGCCGCTGATCGAGATGATGCAGATCAAGGGTAATTCCGAGGTGCATCGCAAATTCTGGCCGGCGGATGAGTTTGCTGATTTTGAGAATGGCGACAGCATTCAGACGCACAGTGAGCGCCGTTTTGAAAAATCAGGCTTTGTCCGGGCAGCGGTAATAGAGGGCCTGGGCTACGAGCAAAGCCTGGGCATCAATCCCTACAAACTGGGCTTTGTGGGAGGTACGGACAGTCACAACGGTACGCCGAGTGATGTGGCGGAGGATAGCTACGTCGGCAGCCACGGGGCAGCGGATGGCTCCGTTGAACGCCGCCAGGTGGAGGATATTCCCGGCTGGATCCTGGCGCGAGAATCCAGCCCCGGTTCCATCACTGGTGTGTACGCCACGGCCAATACACGCGAGGATATTTACGACGCCCTTCGGGCACGGGAAACCTTTGTTACCTCGGGGCCGAGGATAAAGCCCCGTTTCTATGGCGGCGCCAGCTTGCCGGTCGATCCGAGGGATGCGGGGGAGCTGGTGGCCCGAGGCTACGCCGACGGTCAGCCCATGGGTTCCACACTGTCGGCGCTGTCTAAGGCGCCGGTGTTTTACGTTCACGCCATGAAAGATCCTGAGGGGGCCAATCTCGATCGTATCCAGATTGTCAAAGGTTGGGTGGACGCCGAGGGAGTCACCCGGGAGCGCATCTACGATGTTGCGGTCTCCGATGATCGGCCCATCAATGACGATGGGCGCTGCACCGTAACCGTGGGCAACACCGTAGACCTCGCTACAGCGACCTACGCAAACACCATCGGTGCTTCCGAGCTCATGGCCCGATGGTCGGATCCTGACTTTGATCCCGCGCAGCCTGCGCTCTACTACACCCGCACCCTGGAAATTCCCACGCCGCGATGGACAAGCTACGACGCCGTGCGCTTTGGAAAAGCGCTGCTCGATGACGTGCCCTCGACGATACAGGAGCGGGCCTGGAGCTCTCCCATCTGGTATGTGCCCTGA
- a CDS encoding phospholipase D family protein, giving the protein MRKIGVDLWRSAVVAVAVSALQACSSFSSLPPLPAEPRAVETASPPATAPLWTEVEEVRRDNWNILLNDGATALDWRLTAIDSATQSLDLQTFLWSLDRVGSAMLNHLLAAADRGVRVRLLVDDSFLLGEDDLLLALAEHPNIAYRVFNPYKRRQDGFATREAMNLGDFDRLNHRMHNKVMLVDNRVAIVGGRNLADEYFGLHEEANFRDMELLVGGDIVPSLSAVFDDYWNDLWSVPIEALAHRGPNYERLSDTVRIRDPELLAHSESEQPALLLRWRTAVKDALPGEPELLVDTPPPADITAESSAPMQLAQELIEVFDSAREEVIVISAYLIPSPGLEAVVERAARRGVRIRILTNSIRSNNHITAHSAYRNHIGELMEDGAELHEVRIDAGNRTRYMLSPVDKKALALHAKVLVIDGDRVFVGSPNLDPRSMRINTEVGLLVRSEALNERIRESVEPDLSQANAWSLQLDESNRVVWVAEGQTLSKQPAASFMQRLEDWFFAHLPIEGQM; this is encoded by the coding sequence GTGCGCAAGATCGGGGTAGATCTCTGGCGATCCGCCGTGGTCGCCGTCGCAGTGTCAGCCTTGCAGGCCTGCTCCTCCTTTTCTTCTCTTCCACCTTTGCCGGCGGAGCCGAGGGCGGTTGAAACGGCGAGCCCTCCCGCGACGGCGCCGCTGTGGACCGAGGTGGAAGAAGTCCGCAGGGATAACTGGAACATCCTCCTCAACGATGGCGCAACGGCGCTGGACTGGCGCCTTACCGCCATCGATTCGGCGACGCAGAGTCTCGATCTCCAGACTTTCCTGTGGTCCCTGGATCGCGTGGGCTCTGCCATGCTGAATCATTTGTTGGCGGCGGCGGATCGTGGTGTGCGGGTCAGGCTCCTCGTGGATGATTCCTTCCTTCTGGGCGAGGACGATCTGCTCCTCGCCCTCGCGGAGCATCCGAACATCGCCTACCGCGTGTTTAATCCGTATAAAAGACGGCAGGACGGCTTTGCCACCCGGGAAGCGATGAACCTCGGTGATTTCGATCGCCTCAACCATCGCATGCACAACAAGGTCATGTTGGTAGATAACCGCGTCGCCATTGTTGGCGGCCGGAATCTGGCCGATGAGTACTTCGGTTTGCATGAGGAGGCGAATTTTCGTGATATGGAGCTGCTGGTGGGCGGTGACATCGTTCCTAGTTTGAGCGCGGTGTTCGATGACTACTGGAATGATCTCTGGTCCGTGCCCATCGAGGCGCTTGCCCACAGGGGGCCGAATTACGAACGTCTCTCCGATACGGTGCGTATTCGCGATCCGGAGCTTTTGGCGCATAGCGAGTCTGAGCAGCCTGCCTTGCTCCTCCGCTGGCGCACGGCGGTAAAAGACGCCCTGCCCGGGGAGCCGGAGCTTCTGGTGGATACGCCGCCACCTGCAGACATCACGGCAGAATCCAGTGCCCCGATGCAGCTGGCGCAGGAATTGATTGAGGTCTTTGACAGCGCCAGGGAGGAGGTCATCGTGATATCGGCCTACCTCATACCATCACCGGGGTTGGAAGCCGTCGTCGAGCGGGCTGCGCGTCGCGGCGTGCGCATCCGTATCCTCACTAACTCCATACGCTCAAACAATCACATCACGGCGCACAGTGCCTACCGCAATCATATTGGCGAGCTTATGGAAGACGGCGCGGAGCTCCACGAGGTGCGCATCGATGCGGGGAACCGAACACGCTATATGCTCTCGCCGGTGGACAAGAAGGCACTGGCGCTCCACGCAAAGGTTTTGGTGATTGATGGAGACCGGGTATTTGTGGGGAGCCCGAACCTGGATCCACGCTCCATGAGAATCAACACTGAGGTAGGTCTACTGGTCCGCAGCGAAGCGTTGAATGAGCGGATCAGAGAGAGTGTTGAGCCGGATCTGAGTCAGGCGAATGCCTGGAGTCTGCAGCTGGACGAGTCAAATCGCGTGGTGTGGGTTGCCGAGGGGCAGACGCTGTCCAAGCAGCCCGCTGCGAGCTTTATGCAGCGCCTTGAGGATTGGTTTTTTGCGCATCTGCCTATTGAGGGTCAGATGTAG
- a CDS encoding DUF6265 family protein: MTKRKCGARSVTALLMMLSTLVTPQSHAQDLDWLVGCWESFENYSKEVWVKNPDGTLLGFSASIERNDIAFYELLYIREVGGVLTYTAHPSGQNPAVFVISDRDEQRLVFENPQHDYPQRIVYEREGDALTAAISLLNGGRRLSFTQESCR; this comes from the coding sequence ATGACAAAAAGAAAATGCGGGGCCCGGAGTGTGACTGCGCTGCTCATGATGCTGTCAACGCTGGTGACCCCACAGAGCCACGCCCAGGACCTCGATTGGCTTGTGGGCTGCTGGGAGTCTTTTGAGAATTACAGCAAGGAGGTTTGGGTGAAAAACCCGGACGGCACTCTCCTGGGTTTCAGTGCCTCCATCGAGCGTAACGACATCGCTTTCTATGAGCTCCTGTATATCCGTGAAGTTGGCGGCGTGTTGACCTACACGGCCCATCCCTCGGGTCAGAACCCTGCTGTATTCGTGATCAGTGACCGTGACGAGCAGCGACTGGTCTTCGAGAACCCGCAGCACGATTACCCCCAGCGTATCGTCTATGAACGGGAGGGCGATGCGCTCACCGCGGCGATTTCTCTTTTGAACGGCGGGAGACGACTGTCTTTTACCCAGGAAAGTTGCCGTTAG
- the ppk2 gene encoding polyphosphate kinase 2, with product MKRKQYEHELRQLQAELVALQEWVKDTAQRVIVVFEGRDAAGKGGCIRALTERVSPRVFRVVALPKPSDREKSQIYLQRYISHFPAAGEIVVFDRSWYNRAGVERVMGFCTEQESQRFLQECPNFERSMIVDSGVLFFKYWLEVSEEKQEQRFQDRIDDPVKQWKLSPMDLPSRERWYEYSRARDDMLRATDTDFAPWNILNSDDKRRARLNMIRHFLSQVPYEKEDRPPIDLPPRDMSDAYDDSASIAERRWVKDHYG from the coding sequence ATGAAGCGCAAGCAATACGAGCACGAATTGCGTCAATTGCAGGCCGAACTGGTGGCGCTGCAGGAGTGGGTCAAGGATACCGCCCAGCGGGTCATCGTGGTCTTTGAGGGGCGTGATGCCGCAGGCAAGGGCGGGTGTATTCGAGCGCTCACGGAGCGTGTAAGCCCTCGGGTTTTTCGCGTGGTGGCCTTGCCCAAGCCCTCGGACCGCGAAAAAAGCCAGATCTATCTCCAACGTTACATCTCTCATTTTCCCGCGGCGGGGGAGATCGTGGTGTTCGATCGCAGTTGGTACAACCGCGCCGGTGTTGAGAGGGTCATGGGGTTCTGCACCGAGCAGGAATCCCAGCGTTTCTTACAGGAATGCCCGAATTTTGAGCGCAGCATGATCGTGGACAGCGGTGTGCTTTTCTTCAAATACTGGCTGGAGGTCAGCGAAGAGAAGCAGGAGCAGCGGTTTCAGGATCGCATTGATGACCCCGTCAAACAATGGAAACTGTCTCCCATGGACTTACCCTCCCGGGAGCGTTGGTATGAGTACTCCCGGGCACGGGACGACATGCTCCGGGCCACGGATACGGACTTCGCGCCGTGGAATATTCTCAACTCCGACGACAAGCGGCGGGCGCGTTTGAACATGATCCGCCACTTTTTGTCACAGGTGCCCTACGAGAAAGAAGATCGTCCACCCATTGATTTACCGCCGCGGGACATGAGTGATGCCTACGACGACAGCGCCAGCATCGCTGAACGACGCTGGGTGAAAGATCACTATGGCTAA
- a CDS encoding DUF2141 domain-containing protein has translation MSDSTHTNKWAIAILCLGLVLALPGRADQLIVDVVGIKRMGGAMMVAVFNSPEGWEDSQGPVATAKDSVAGPKVRLVFPDLSPGPYAVKLYHDENTNGELDTNMLGIPSEGYGFSNYQRTLGEPDFEESMFMVDGETLIEITLN, from the coding sequence ATGTCAGACAGCACGCACACAAACAAATGGGCGATTGCAATTTTGTGCCTGGGGCTTGTGTTGGCTCTCCCGGGCAGAGCAGACCAGTTGATCGTCGATGTGGTCGGCATCAAGCGCATGGGCGGCGCGATGATGGTAGCGGTGTTCAACTCCCCCGAGGGCTGGGAAGACAGCCAGGGTCCCGTCGCCACCGCCAAAGACAGCGTTGCAGGGCCCAAAGTCCGTCTTGTCTTTCCGGATCTGAGCCCGGGCCCCTACGCCGTCAAGCTGTATCACGACGAGAACACCAACGGCGAGCTGGATACCAATATGCTGGGCATACCCAGCGAGGGTTACGGCTTTAGCAACTATCAGCGGACGCTGGGGGAACCGGACTTCGAAGAATCCATGTTCATGGTGGATGGCGAAACGCTCATCGAAATCACCCTGAATTAA